One Caenibius sp. WL genomic window, GTTCGCGGACGCCGTCGACAAGGCGATCCGGATCTATTTCGCGCGGCAGGCGGGAAACTGACGCGGTGTCGGGTATGAGGCGATGAATTGCGTCGCTTCTGACTGGCATAGCGTCAACCGGGCGTGCTAAGGGCGGCGCACGATGGCCGACGAGACCGATTTCGAAACCGCCCGATACAGGATCCGCCGTGACGCGAAAGGCGTGTTTGCACGGTTTCACGAAGCCTTGGCCTGGGCCAAGCTGCAATGGCGCGAAAGCAGGCTTTTCCGCTGGGCCGCTATCGCTTTGGGCGCGCTGTTCGTGCTCTGGCTGGTGGTGTGGTTCACGCTGACGCGCGACCTTCCCGATGCGAAGACTTTGCTCGATTATCAGCCGCCTTTGCCGACGATGGTGCGCGGGATCGATGGCGAAATCGTTGATTCCTATGCGCGTGAACGGCGTGTCCAGCTGCAGTTCGTCGACTTCCCGCGCCCCCTGACCAATGCGTTTCTTGCCGCCGAGGACAAAACGTTCTGGTCTCATGGGGGGATCGATTACACCGGCTTCGCGGGCGCCGTGTTCGACTATGTCAGCAAGTTCGGTTCGGGACAGCGGGCCAAGGGCGGTTCGACGATCACCCAGCAGGTGGCCAAGAACATTCTGGTGGGGGACGAATATTCGATCACCCGCAAGCTGAAGGAAATGGTGCTCGCGCGCAGGATCGAGGGCGTGCTGACGAAGCAGCAGATTCTCGAACTCTATCTCAACGAAATTCCGCTCGGCCGCCAGAGCTTCGGCGTGCAGGCCGCATCGCGCGCCTATTTCGACAAGGATATCGGCGATCTGCAACTGCACGAGGCCGCGTTCCTCGCCATTCTTCCCAAGGCGCCCGAACGGTATGGCCGCGCCAAATATGCGGAACTGGCGCTGAACCGCCGCAATTTCGTGCTCAATCAGATGGCCGCCAACAAATTCATCACGCCCGCGCAGGCGGAGGAAGCCAAGGCCAAGCCACTGGGGGTCATTCCCCGCCGCATTCCCAGCAAGACGGTGGATGCCGGTTACTTCCTTGAGGAAGTGCGCCGCCAGTTGATCAAGGATTTCGGCGAGAAAGCCGAGGACGGCCCGAACAGCGTCTATGCCGGCGGGCTTTGGGTGCGCACGTCGCTCGATCCCGAATTGCAGATGGCGGCGCGCGATTCGTTGCGGGCCGGGCTGCTGCGGTTCCATGGCGGGCGCGGATGGACCGGCCCGATCGCCAAGATCGACGTTTCCAAAGGCAATTGGCACAGCCAGCTCGCCAGTTCCTACCTTGGGATCAATTATCAGAACTGGCGCGTCGGGGTCGTCATCAGCCGCAATGGCGGTTCTGCCCGGATCGGCTTCGTCGATGGCAAGGATTATCCGTTGACCGGCCTGCCCGACGCCTTGCGCGCGGGGGATGTGGTCGTCGCCTCACCGGATGGCGGCGCATACAGGGTGCGTTCCATTCCCGAAGTGTCCGGCGGCTTCTTGGCGCAGGACCCCAACAATGGCCGGGTTCTGGCGGTGCAGGGCGGCTTCGATTCCCGCCTCGGCGCGTTCAATCGCGCGACTCAGGCGATGCGGCAGCCCGGTTCGACCATCAAGCCTTTCGTCTATGCGACGGGCCTCGATTTCGGGCTGACCCCGGCCTCCATGGTCTCCGATGGCGCATTCTGCGTCTTTCAGGGCACCCGGGGCGAAAAGTGCTTCCGCAATTTCAGCGGCGGCGGCGGCGGTGAGCACACCATGCGCTGGGGCCTTGAACAGTCGCGCAACCTGATGACGATCCATATCGCCAACGATGCCGGGATGGGCAATGTCATCCGCACGTTCGACAAGGTGGGGATCGGCGAATACAAACCTTATCTCTCCTTCGCGCTCGGCGCGGGCGAGACGACGGTGATGAAGATGGTCAACGCCTATTCGGCGCTCGCCAATCAGGGGCGGCAGTTCGATCCCACGCTGATCGATTATGTGCAGGATCGCCAAGGCAAAGTGATCTGGCGCGCGGACAAGCGCAAATGCACCGGCTGCAACATGCGGGAATGGGACGGCAAGCCGATGCCGCGCTTCGCCGCGCGGGGCAAGCAGGTGCTCGATCCGCGCACGGCCTATCAGGTGGTCCATATGCTGGAAGGTGTGGTCCAGCGCGGTACGGCGGTTTCCCTGCGCGATCTCAAATTGCCGCTGTTCGGCAAGACGGGGACGACCTCCGGTCCGACGGATGTCTGGTTCGTGGGCGGTTCGCCCGATATCGTGGCGGGCGTCTATCTCGGATACGATCGGCCGCGCAGCCTTGGCGGCGGCGCGCAGGGCGGGCGCCACGCGGCCCCGATTTTCAAGCAGTTCGTGCAGGAAACGCGCGATCACTGGGCCGATGAACCGTTCCCGGCGCCCGCCGGTGTGCGGATGGTCCGGATCGACCGGCGTTCGGGCAAGCGGGTGTTCGGCGGATGGCCCAGCGACGATCCCAAGGCGGCGGTGATCTGGGAAGCCTTCAAGCCCGATACCGAACCGCGCCGCAGCACCCGTCAGGACGAAGTCGACGCGATGCGCGAAGAAATCCTCACGCTCATCCGCCGTGGGCGGCAGGCGGAAGCCCAGCGCAGGGCGCAGCCGCGCGGCGAACAGCCGGGTAATTTCGTGGAACAGCAGGGCGGACTCTATTAGAAGACGCCTCCTCGTGACATACTGGACAGCATGTGTTGCACGAGTCATGGTGACATCATGAAACGCCTGTCTGCTTTCCTCTGCGCCCTCGGGCTGTTCGGTACGCCTGCCATGGCCGCTTTGCCGGTCGGCGCTCAGGCGCCCGCTTTTGTCACGAAAGGGGCGCTTGCGGGCAAGGATTTCACTTTCAATCTCAGGGCCGCCCTGGCCAAAGGGCCGGTGGTCCTCTATTTTTATCCCAAGGCCTTCACGCAGGGGTGCACGCTGGAAGCGCACGCTTTCGCCGAAGCGATGCCGGAATTTCGCGCGGCGGGCGCGCAGGTGGTGGGGCTGTCGGCGGACGATCTTCCGACCTTGCGCCGTTTCTCCACCGAAGCCTGCCGGGATGCGTTTCCGGTGGCGGTCGCCAACGCGGCGACGATTAGGGCCTATGATGTCGCCCTGACACGCAATGGCGCGCAAACCGGGATGACGGACCGGACCTCCTACGTCATCGGCCGGAACGGACGCGTGGTCATGGTTCATTCCGATCTGGACTGGCGAGAGCATGTCAAGCTGACGCTTGCAGCGGTGAAAACGCTCAAGACCAAATAGGCGCTTGCATCGGCCTGCACTGGCGGGCAGGGGCGGCGAATTGTCGCACCCACTTTCGCAAATCCCGCACCTCAGCTAAGCGGGCCCCGATACTGACGGAGTTGAACAGCCATGCGTGCCGAAGGGCAGGCCCAAATAGATCGCATCGAAGCCGCTCTGGCTCTGGTTCGCCGGTCGCTCGACTGGGACCGCGCCTTGCGTCGTCTCGATGAGTTGAACGCGCGCGTTGAAGACCCGACCTTGTGGGACGATCCCAAACAGGCGGAAGCGATCATGCGCGAACGGCGGCGGCTCGAAGGATCGATCGGCACGGTCAACGAGATCGGGCAGGAAATGGCCGATGCCATCGAATTCATCGAAATGGGCGAGGCCGAGGGTGACGATGCGGTGGTCGAGGAAGGCCTGGCCACGCTTGAAAAGCTCGCGCAGCGGGCCGACGCCGACAAAGTGCAGGCCTTACTGTCGGGCGAAGCGGACGCGAACGACACCTATCTCGAAATCCACGCCGGCGCGGGCGGCACCGAAAGCCAGGACTGGGCCGAAATGCTGCAGCGGATGTACACCCGCTGGGCGGAACGGCGCGGGTACAAGGTGGAACTGGTCGATTATCATGCCGGTGAACAGGCGGGTATCAAATCCGCCACGCTGCTGCTCAAAGGCGAAAACGCCTATGGCTATGCCAAGACCGAAAGCGGCGTGCATCGTCTGGTGCGGATCAGCCCCTATGACAGTTCGGCGCGCCGTCATACGAGCTTCAGCTCGATCTGGGTCTATCCCGTGATCGACGACGATATCGATATCGATATCAACCCCGCCGATCTCCGGATCGACACCTATCGCGCATCGGGCGCGGGCGGGCAGCACGTGAACACCACCGATTCCGCCGTGCGCATCACGCACGGGCCGAGCGGCATCATTGTGGCCAGCCAGATCGACCGTTCGCAGCACAAGAACCGCGAAATCGCGATGAACATGCTGAAGGCGCGGCTGTTCGAAGAGGAAATGCGCAAGCGCGAAGAAGCGGCCAGCGCGGAACATGCTTCCAAGACCGATATCGGTTGGGGGCACCAGATCCGTTCCTACGTTCTGCAGCCTTACCAGATGGTCAAGGACCTGCGGACCGGT contains:
- a CDS encoding peroxiredoxin, with product MKRLSAFLCALGLFGTPAMAALPVGAQAPAFVTKGALAGKDFTFNLRAALAKGPVVLYFYPKAFTQGCTLEAHAFAEAMPEFRAAGAQVVGLSADDLPTLRRFSTEACRDAFPVAVANAATIRAYDVALTRNGAQTGMTDRTSYVIGRNGRVVMVHSDLDWREHVKLTLAAVKTLKTK
- a CDS encoding transglycosylase domain-containing protein, which codes for MADETDFETARYRIRRDAKGVFARFHEALAWAKLQWRESRLFRWAAIALGALFVLWLVVWFTLTRDLPDAKTLLDYQPPLPTMVRGIDGEIVDSYARERRVQLQFVDFPRPLTNAFLAAEDKTFWSHGGIDYTGFAGAVFDYVSKFGSGQRAKGGSTITQQVAKNILVGDEYSITRKLKEMVLARRIEGVLTKQQILELYLNEIPLGRQSFGVQAASRAYFDKDIGDLQLHEAAFLAILPKAPERYGRAKYAELALNRRNFVLNQMAANKFITPAQAEEAKAKPLGVIPRRIPSKTVDAGYFLEEVRRQLIKDFGEKAEDGPNSVYAGGLWVRTSLDPELQMAARDSLRAGLLRFHGGRGWTGPIAKIDVSKGNWHSQLASSYLGINYQNWRVGVVISRNGGSARIGFVDGKDYPLTGLPDALRAGDVVVASPDGGAYRVRSIPEVSGGFLAQDPNNGRVLAVQGGFDSRLGAFNRATQAMRQPGSTIKPFVYATGLDFGLTPASMVSDGAFCVFQGTRGEKCFRNFSGGGGGEHTMRWGLEQSRNLMTIHIANDAGMGNVIRTFDKVGIGEYKPYLSFALGAGETTVMKMVNAYSALANQGRQFDPTLIDYVQDRQGKVIWRADKRKCTGCNMREWDGKPMPRFAARGKQVLDPRTAYQVVHMLEGVVQRGTAVSLRDLKLPLFGKTGTTSGPTDVWFVGGSPDIVAGVYLGYDRPRSLGGGAQGGRHAAPIFKQFVQETRDHWADEPFPAPAGVRMVRIDRRSGKRVFGGWPSDDPKAAVIWEAFKPDTEPRRSTRQDEVDAMREEILTLIRRGRQAEAQRRAQPRGEQPGNFVEQQGGLY
- the prfB gene encoding peptide chain release factor 2; this translates as MRAEGQAQIDRIEAALALVRRSLDWDRALRRLDELNARVEDPTLWDDPKQAEAIMRERRRLEGSIGTVNEIGQEMADAIEFIEMGEAEGDDAVVEEGLATLEKLAQRADADKVQALLSGEADANDTYLEIHAGAGGTESQDWAEMLQRMYTRWAERRGYKVELVDYHAGEQAGIKSATLLLKGENAYGYAKTESGVHRLVRISPYDSSARRHTSFSSIWVYPVIDDDIDIDINPADLRIDTYRASGAGGQHVNTTDSAVRITHGPSGIIVASQIDRSQHKNREIAMNMLKARLFEEEMRKREEAASAEHASKTDIGWGHQIRSYVLQPYQMVKDLRTGVTSTSPDDVLDGELDEFMAAALAQRVTGEAVEVEDVE